In Vreelandella piezotolerans, one genomic interval encodes:
- a CDS encoding YcgN family cysteine cluster protein translates to MNTALRERFWERYPLEELTQPEWEALCDGCGQCCLLKLHDDETKELAILNVACRLLDTHSCQCSDYENRFDSVPDCTQLTPALVKEFTWLPQTCGYRRVAEGRKLAGWHPLLSNDAERVHRKGVSVRGFAVSQDDVPEKNLEEHIIAVIPMT, encoded by the coding sequence ATGAATACCGCGCTACGCGAGCGCTTCTGGGAACGCTACCCCCTGGAAGAACTCACCCAGCCCGAATGGGAGGCGCTGTGTGATGGTTGCGGCCAGTGCTGTTTGCTCAAGCTGCACGATGACGAGACGAAAGAGCTGGCCATTCTGAACGTAGCTTGTAGGCTGCTGGATACCCATAGCTGTCAGTGCAGTGATTATGAGAACCGCTTTGACAGCGTGCCGGATTGTACGCAGCTAACGCCTGCGCTGGTCAAAGAGTTTACTTGGTTGCCGCAAACCTGTGGTTATCGGCGCGTAGCGGAAGGGCGAAAGCTGGCGGGTTGGCACCCATTGTTGAGTAACGATGCCGAGCGGGTGCACCGCAAAGGAGTGAGTGTGCGTGGGTTTGCCGTGTCGCAGGATGACGTGCCAGAGAAAAATCTCGAAGAGCACATTATTGCCGTGATCCCGATGACATGA
- the recR gene encoding recombination mediator RecR, which yields MRFSPLVEQLMDAFRVLPGVGPKTAQRMAMHLLERERPGGKRLAAVIQQAIDEVGYCQRCRTLTEAEICALCESPRRDDALLCVVESPADQLAIEEAGGFQGRYFVLHGHLSPLDGIGPDAIGLDVLESIVAEGSVREVVLATNPTVEGEATAHFIASQLAHYGVAFSRLAYGVPMGGELEYVDGGTLSRAFNGRQPFASDEY from the coding sequence ATGCGTTTTTCTCCGCTTGTCGAGCAATTGATGGACGCCTTTCGCGTGCTGCCCGGCGTTGGGCCGAAAACGGCTCAACGTATGGCCATGCATCTCTTGGAGCGTGAGCGCCCGGGGGGTAAGCGTTTGGCCGCCGTGATCCAGCAAGCGATCGATGAGGTCGGTTATTGCCAGCGCTGTCGAACGCTGACTGAAGCCGAGATATGTGCGCTGTGTGAGAGTCCGCGCAGAGACGATGCGCTACTTTGTGTTGTCGAGTCCCCTGCTGATCAGCTAGCGATCGAAGAGGCCGGTGGCTTTCAAGGGCGCTATTTCGTGCTACATGGCCATCTCTCGCCGCTCGACGGTATTGGGCCAGACGCTATTGGGCTCGATGTGCTCGAGAGTATCGTGGCCGAGGGCAGCGTTCGTGAAGTGGTGTTGGCTACCAACCCCACGGTAGAAGGTGAAGCGACCGCCCACTTCATTGCGTCTCAGTTAGCACATTACGGCGTCGCTTTCTCGCGTCTTGCTTACGGGGTGCCCATGGGCGGTGAGCTGGAGTATGTCGATGGTGGCACACTGAGTCGCGCCTTTAACGGTCGCCAGCCTTTCGCTAGCGACGAATACTGA
- a CDS encoding YcgL domain-containing protein → MSEKLLCEIFKSSRKDEMYLYVDKRQGLESVPDALMATFGKPLPVLTMILTADKTLARVKAADVMTAIDEQGFYLQMPPAKEPYLLDIHRAQSADRS, encoded by the coding sequence ATGAGTGAAAAGTTACTTTGCGAGATCTTTAAAAGTTCGCGCAAAGACGAAATGTATCTTTATGTGGACAAGCGTCAAGGTCTGGAGAGTGTGCCTGACGCGCTGATGGCTACGTTTGGTAAGCCATTGCCCGTGCTGACCATGATCCTGACGGCGGACAAGACGCTTGCCCGCGTCAAAGCAGCCGACGTAATGACGGCCATCGATGAACAGGGGTTTTATTTGCAAATGCCGCCTGCCAAAGAGCCTTACTTACTCGACATTCATCGAGCACAGTCAGCTGACCGCTCGTGA
- a CDS encoding YbaB/EbfC family nucleoid-associated protein, with amino-acid sequence MFKGGMGNIMKQAQEMQEKMQRVQEEVAQAEVHGEAGAGMVKITMNGRHDVIDVTIDPSVLEEDKELLEDLLAAAVNDAVRKVEANSKAKMEEATAGLNLPPGFKMPF; translated from the coding sequence ATGTTCAAAGGCGGAATGGGCAACATCATGAAGCAAGCCCAAGAAATGCAGGAAAAAATGCAGCGTGTACAGGAAGAAGTCGCTCAGGCGGAGGTACATGGTGAGGCAGGCGCTGGGATGGTCAAAATCACCATGAACGGCCGTCACGATGTCATCGATGTGACGATTGACCCTAGCGTGCTGGAAGAAGACAAGGAGCTTCTGGAAGATTTACTGGCCGCCGCAGTGAACGATGCCGTTCGCAAAGTAGAAGCCAACTCTAAAGCGAAGATGGAAGAAGCAACGGCCGGCCTGAATTTACCGCCTGGCTTTAAGATGCCCTTCTAA
- the dnaX gene encoding DNA polymerase III subunit gamma/tau: MSYQVLARKWRPRTFHELVGQAHVQRALVNALDQGRLHHAYLFTGTRGVGKTTLARILAKCLNCTANGRGDEGITSTPCGQCDSCQAIDEGRFVDLIEVDAASRTKVEDTRELLDNVQYAPTQGRYKVYLIDEVHMLSTSSFNALLKTLEEPPPHVKFLLATTDPQKLPATVLSRCLQFTLKHMPPERVVEHLTYVLGQEGVDYDESALWLLGKAAEGSMRDAMSLTDQAIAFGQGAVRHADVAAMLGTLDHRHVLALVDALADVDVQKLLAEVAQLAEQGPDFAAVLDELTATLHRLAVAQMVPDAVDNSHGDRAQIQQLASRFTAEDIQLYYQIGIQGRGDMVHAPDLRSALEMTLLRMLAFRPQGVPKPPVTPLPLRREPASDTSAPAEASTETATSVDGSSTKKPEPASVVAGDSPQAPAEVQASAAHEDDAGSALSLPTGAERDESEPPPWSLEEVEHTATLAPEPEPEPEPEPEPEPEPEPEPEPEPEPEPEPEPEPEPEPHDASLVAATSEVTPEPVTELGRWDHKTWLAHFDALGLGGLTRNLAAHCQLESDDGQTVILRLDPSQSAMQADVHNGRIERALKALGLTRKLQFSVAELDTALETPRQQEERLLQERHAQAVDLLHHDPNIQKLQQAFGATLIESSVKPTPAARS; this comes from the coding sequence ATGAGCTATCAGGTTCTGGCCCGCAAGTGGCGGCCACGTACATTCCACGAGCTCGTGGGCCAGGCCCATGTTCAACGCGCCCTGGTCAATGCTCTTGACCAGGGCCGTTTGCATCATGCCTACCTCTTTACCGGCACGCGAGGCGTCGGCAAAACCACCCTGGCGCGCATCTTGGCAAAGTGCCTCAACTGCACGGCGAATGGGCGCGGCGACGAAGGCATTACCTCGACCCCCTGTGGTCAGTGTGATAGCTGCCAAGCCATCGACGAGGGGCGCTTCGTCGACCTGATCGAAGTCGATGCTGCCTCGCGTACCAAAGTGGAAGACACCCGCGAGCTGCTCGATAATGTCCAGTACGCGCCTACACAAGGGCGCTATAAAGTGTATCTCATCGACGAGGTACATATGCTGTCCACCAGCAGTTTCAACGCGCTGCTGAAAACGCTGGAAGAACCCCCGCCCCACGTCAAGTTTCTGCTGGCGACGACCGACCCGCAGAAACTCCCGGCCACCGTTTTGTCACGTTGTCTGCAGTTTACGCTCAAGCACATGCCGCCTGAGCGTGTCGTCGAGCATTTGACCTACGTGCTGGGGCAAGAGGGCGTCGATTACGACGAGAGCGCGCTGTGGCTGCTGGGCAAAGCCGCCGAAGGCTCCATGCGTGACGCTATGAGTCTGACCGATCAAGCGATTGCGTTCGGCCAAGGCGCCGTTCGGCACGCCGATGTGGCGGCCATGCTGGGTACGCTGGATCATCGCCATGTGCTCGCGCTCGTCGATGCCTTGGCAGATGTGGACGTGCAGAAGCTGTTGGCGGAAGTGGCGCAGTTGGCCGAACAGGGGCCGGATTTTGCCGCCGTGCTAGACGAGCTGACGGCCACTCTTCATCGCTTGGCCGTGGCGCAGATGGTGCCCGATGCTGTGGATAACAGTCACGGTGATCGTGCGCAGATCCAGCAGTTGGCCAGCCGTTTTACCGCCGAAGACATTCAGCTCTACTACCAGATTGGTATTCAGGGACGTGGCGACATGGTGCATGCCCCGGATTTGCGCAGCGCCTTGGAAATGACCTTGTTGCGTATGCTGGCCTTCCGCCCCCAGGGCGTGCCGAAACCGCCGGTAACGCCGTTACCGCTACGCCGCGAGCCCGCCTCCGATACGAGCGCACCCGCCGAGGCATCAACCGAGACCGCTACTTCTGTCGACGGATCTAGCACAAAAAAGCCTGAGCCTGCATCCGTAGTCGCCGGGGACTCGCCCCAAGCGCCTGCTGAGGTGCAGGCTTCAGCGGCTCATGAGGATGATGCGGGCTCGGCCTTGTCTTTGCCGACTGGCGCCGAACGAGACGAGTCGGAGCCCCCGCCCTGGTCGCTTGAAGAAGTGGAACATACGGCTACGCTCGCGCCAGAGCCAGAGCCAGAGCCAGAGCCAGAGCCAGAGCCAGAGCCAGAGCCAGAGCCAGAGCCAGAGCCAGAGCCAGAGCCAGAGCCAGAGCCAGAGCCAGAGCCAGAGCCAGAGCCACATGACGCCTCTTTGGTTGCTGCGACGTCTGAAGTCACACCCGAACCCGTGACCGAGCTTGGTCGTTGGGACCATAAGACGTGGTTAGCCCATTTTGACGCGTTGGGTTTGGGAGGCTTGACGCGCAATTTGGCGGCACATTGCCAGTTGGAGAGCGATGATGGGCAGACCGTGATACTGCGGCTCGACCCCAGTCAGTCGGCCATGCAAGCCGATGTGCACAATGGACGAATCGAGCGTGCGCTCAAGGCGTTGGGGTTGACAAGAAAGCTTCAGTTCAGCGTCGCCGAGCTAGACACGGCGCTGGAAACGCCTCGCCAGCAAGAAGAACGCCTGCTGCAGGAGCGCCACGCACAGGCAGTTGATCTATTGCATCACGACCCCAATATCCAGAAGCTACAGCAGGCGTTTGGGGCTACGCTCATTGAGTCGTCCGTCAAACCGACGCCAGCGGCACGCTCTTAA
- a CDS encoding ACP phosphodiesterase: MNFLAHAWLAQPGDDGFLYGNLIADGVKGSDLSGWSPSVAGGIRHHRRVDAWVDQHPSVLLAKRRAPRTQRRYAGIALDIVWDHFIARQHAGAEQSALVERCYRLLSAWPAPQRLSTMMPVLVEQDWLRRYADFDFTCRAVSGIGQRLSGANRLAELVPWLREDYAALERDFSRLWSECRAELTSDGAESIH, translated from the coding sequence ATGAACTTTCTGGCCCACGCCTGGCTGGCACAGCCAGGCGACGATGGCTTTTTGTACGGCAATTTGATTGCCGATGGCGTAAAAGGCAGCGATCTCTCTGGGTGGTCGCCGAGTGTTGCAGGCGGTATTCGTCATCATCGACGGGTGGATGCCTGGGTAGATCAGCACCCGAGTGTTTTGTTGGCCAAACGGCGTGCCCCGAGGACGCAGCGACGCTACGCGGGCATTGCGCTGGATATCGTCTGGGATCACTTCATTGCCCGCCAGCATGCAGGGGCCGAGCAATCCGCGTTGGTCGAGCGCTGCTATCGTTTACTGAGTGCTTGGCCTGCACCCCAGCGGCTGTCGACGATGATGCCGGTCCTGGTCGAGCAAGACTGGCTTCGCCGCTATGCGGATTTCGACTTTACCTGCCGTGCGGTATCGGGCATTGGGCAGCGGCTGTCAGGCGCTAACCGCTTGGCCGAGCTCGTTCCCTGGCTGCGTGAAGATTACGCTGCACTGGAACGCGATTTCAGTCGACTGTGGAGCGAGTGCCGCGCAGAGCTAACCAGCGATGGCGCTGAGAGTATTCACTAA
- the rnd gene encoding ribonuclease D translates to MSSSSSFLYQWIDNAEALDAACEAVAGASVIALDTEFFRENTFFPVPALIQFASDDVAYLVDPLCTPCTASFKALLQNDAVKLLHACSEDLEVFQHWAGVLPTPLVDTQVAQAFLGENPGMGYQKLVEHWVGETLPKEETRSNWLERPLTPSQCEYAALDVIYLLQVWQLQSEKLDGLGRREWLDSECTHLIEQAGRSEENDGQWYTRQRQLWRLSPRQLEAYRLMTIWREGETRRRDLPRNWLVSDKLLFAIAEKMPKNRYELAEIDGVKPSLVKKEGDALLALVKQALHCPDNALPIPWPDPMQPAFKRRFKIIKGVVTETASELNIAPEMLLRRRDIEALVMQRLAHQPLTELSGWRARCLTQAIHQSLEESSL, encoded by the coding sequence TTGTCCTCTTCAAGCTCTTTTTTATATCAATGGATTGATAATGCCGAGGCATTGGATGCCGCCTGTGAAGCGGTGGCCGGTGCTAGTGTCATTGCCCTCGATACCGAGTTTTTCCGCGAGAACACCTTCTTCCCCGTCCCAGCGTTGATTCAGTTTGCAAGTGATGACGTCGCTTATTTGGTCGATCCGCTCTGTACGCCCTGCACGGCCTCGTTCAAAGCGCTGCTGCAAAACGATGCGGTGAAACTGCTGCATGCTTGCAGCGAAGATCTGGAGGTTTTCCAGCATTGGGCGGGCGTTCTCCCTACACCGCTGGTGGATACCCAAGTCGCGCAGGCCTTTTTGGGGGAAAACCCCGGCATGGGCTATCAAAAGCTGGTCGAGCATTGGGTAGGTGAGACGCTGCCAAAAGAAGAAACGCGCTCCAACTGGTTGGAGCGGCCGTTGACGCCGTCTCAGTGTGAATATGCGGCGCTGGACGTCATCTATCTACTCCAGGTATGGCAACTTCAATCTGAGAAACTGGACGGTCTAGGACGACGGGAGTGGCTAGACAGCGAGTGCACCCATTTGATTGAGCAGGCAGGGCGCAGCGAGGAGAACGATGGTCAGTGGTATACTCGCCAGCGTCAGTTGTGGCGGCTTTCACCACGCCAACTCGAGGCGTATCGGCTGATGACCATCTGGCGTGAGGGTGAAACGCGTCGCCGCGATCTGCCGCGTAACTGGCTGGTGAGCGATAAGCTGCTGTTTGCCATCGCCGAGAAGATGCCGAAAAACCGCTATGAGCTCGCCGAGATAGACGGCGTCAAACCGTCGCTGGTCAAAAAAGAGGGCGATGCCCTGTTGGCGCTCGTCAAACAGGCGCTTCACTGTCCCGATAACGCGTTGCCAATACCCTGGCCTGACCCGATGCAACCTGCTTTCAAACGCCGATTCAAAATCATCAAAGGCGTGGTGACGGAAACGGCGTCTGAGCTGAACATCGCGCCTGAAATGTTACTGCGCCGACGGGATATCGAGGCGCTGGTCATGCAGCGGCTCGCGCACCAGCCGCTGACTGAGCTTAGCGGCTGGCGGGCCCGCTGCCTTACCCAGGCGATTCACCAATCGCTCGAGGAGTCATCTTTATGA
- a CDS encoding putative bifunctional diguanylate cyclase/phosphodiesterase, with the protein MDVNNRELALQTGLLMLLTTTVIIGGASLIFGTVPRLPQPQALAILPDSSLVILLSGLGLSAVMANAPRWRRIAGITLLLLALYTAIHNTFAGSSGVSWLTGQPRLPSQAAPISLLAAFCLWVGPKGAWQRRIWQSGGMVLWGIGAITLLHNLGVALPNWLPRASAPLPAFLCFSFGLAMIMVSRHVPHLAASLSKAAVAAGIVGVALSMSAWFLLSWSQHATIRTEAENTLASVTTSVERTLNSRAVILERLAERWQNLPEEEIFRQQEVARYWRDYPSIRALAYFLPSARDVWRHAQQENELLWLDDQLVSQPVLRWLNQPRTVQWLFPDPQRPDMALLAVTPSVEERAQLVAVIDIAYLITQETQIADQAFSLSISHAGGSILSADTATDEQEARPQDAPLSEKRLGLPGDAALNLSLWPRPSPTFDVAQFLAASIGIAGLLLTYQLVLSFALIAARAQRTRELAKAKEALEDQHRIQAMIARDEPCSATLLQICRLLEQQSPHCHAAIWRLDNTATYRVEVLSSSLPFALQDSLSFSESLVTLARELHQQGQSTTRLTPDTNMSLTFTQMAAENGYVCADVHIISGSEELPLGVVVLLSQQMPASAANHTADTEPTLLPSALRLMRLAIERYHHQQTLQDSEQRFRSLFTQNPDGVFSLDIDGHFLSVNQSLLTLMGMSEADIIGQHLDSFVPTEQRESIDEVFGQALTGVAQRIEIELPSQTGQLHFVDISFLPTVVMETVVGVYGVVKEMTALRFNEAQLRIFQRSLEASSNGVLICEARGDDFPIIYVNPAFVAITGYELDDAQQQNYDFLKGPDTDPKQVQEIQDALTRQQDISLTIRHNRKDGRAFWNNVFISPVRAQDGKATHFVGIINDISERKDHENELAFHATHDALTGLGNRALFEDRLRHDVDLAKRHHQQLAVLFIDLDEFKPINDTLGHAIGDQVLIHVARRLEDVIRPSDTLCRFGGDEFVLLLPDLDAPHQAQEVAERLLLELAQPYRIDRHELYLSASIGIALGDEGLDNPAALLQQADMAMYKAKQQGRNTQQIFTHDINQKLTQRVTLRNDLQEAISQEQFELHYQPLLGREGDVRGFEALLRWNHPVKGPISPALFIPIAEETGQIIGLSQWVMERAAQDFMKLPPDLPSDCRMAINLSPMQFHRPSFLSSLRNTLDAAGLPPTALELELTEGILMNDTDAAIDTLHALRNMGISIAIDDFGTGFSSLSYLRHLPIDKIKIDRSFIINIGDNSKDAAVVQGIIALAHHLELTVVAEGVETHQQERYLLSLECDVLQGYLFAKPMPFNTLIGWLAKHRTPQG; encoded by the coding sequence ATGGATGTCAATAACCGTGAGTTAGCGTTACAGACGGGCCTACTCATGCTGTTAACCACCACGGTCATTATCGGTGGTGCCAGCTTGATATTTGGTACTGTGCCTCGCCTGCCCCAGCCGCAAGCACTGGCGATACTTCCCGATAGTTCGCTCGTCATCCTACTCTCGGGATTGGGCTTGAGCGCCGTCATGGCAAACGCCCCTCGCTGGCGACGTATCGCGGGCATTACCCTGTTGTTGTTGGCGCTTTATACGGCTATCCATAACACCTTTGCTGGCAGCTCGGGCGTCTCTTGGCTCACCGGGCAGCCCAGGCTACCCAGCCAAGCCGCGCCTATTTCCCTGCTCGCGGCGTTCTGTTTATGGGTCGGACCCAAAGGTGCCTGGCAACGTCGCATATGGCAGAGCGGGGGGATGGTGCTGTGGGGGATCGGTGCAATAACGCTCCTCCACAATTTAGGTGTCGCACTGCCTAACTGGCTGCCTCGCGCCAGTGCTCCGTTACCCGCTTTTTTGTGTTTCTCGTTTGGCTTGGCCATGATCATGGTGAGTCGGCACGTCCCACACTTGGCGGCCTCGTTGAGCAAAGCCGCTGTTGCTGCAGGCATCGTGGGTGTAGCGCTGAGCATGAGCGCTTGGTTTTTATTGAGTTGGAGTCAGCATGCCACCATCCGCACAGAAGCAGAGAACACGCTCGCCAGTGTCACCACCAGTGTCGAACGTACACTGAACTCTCGTGCCGTCATCCTTGAACGTCTCGCTGAACGCTGGCAAAACCTGCCCGAAGAGGAGATCTTTCGCCAACAGGAAGTGGCTCGCTACTGGCGTGATTATCCCAGCATCCGCGCCCTGGCCTACTTCCTCCCCTCAGCGCGAGACGTCTGGCGACATGCTCAGCAGGAAAACGAACTTTTATGGCTGGATGACCAGCTCGTCAGTCAGCCGGTATTACGCTGGCTGAATCAGCCACGAACCGTTCAGTGGCTCTTTCCTGATCCACAGCGCCCTGATATGGCTCTTTTGGCAGTGACCCCCTCGGTCGAGGAACGGGCTCAGCTCGTGGCCGTCATCGATATAGCCTATCTCATTACTCAAGAGACCCAAATTGCGGATCAAGCTTTCTCGCTTTCGATCAGCCATGCAGGCGGTTCCATCCTCTCAGCCGACACCGCGACAGATGAGCAAGAAGCACGACCACAGGACGCCCCCCTTAGCGAGAAGCGCCTTGGGCTGCCAGGTGATGCGGCGCTAAACTTGAGCCTTTGGCCGCGCCCTTCACCTACGTTCGATGTCGCTCAATTCCTTGCTGCCAGTATCGGCATAGCGGGTTTGCTACTCACCTATCAACTGGTGCTTAGCTTCGCCTTGATCGCGGCAAGAGCTCAGCGGACACGGGAGCTTGCCAAAGCCAAAGAGGCACTGGAGGATCAGCACCGCATTCAAGCCATGATTGCTCGCGACGAGCCCTGCAGCGCCACCCTTCTGCAAATTTGCCGGCTCTTGGAACAACAAAGCCCACACTGCCACGCGGCCATATGGCGGCTAGACAACACAGCGACCTACCGAGTGGAAGTACTCTCCAGCAGTCTACCGTTTGCCCTCCAAGACTCGCTATCCTTCAGCGAGAGCCTCGTCACGCTGGCCAGAGAACTACATCAGCAAGGGCAATCGACGACGCGTCTTACCCCAGATACCAACATGTCGCTGACGTTTACCCAAATGGCGGCCGAGAATGGCTATGTTTGCGCCGACGTACATATCATAAGCGGCTCAGAGGAACTGCCTTTGGGCGTGGTGGTACTGCTGTCGCAGCAGATGCCCGCATCGGCAGCCAACCACACCGCCGATACCGAACCAACGCTGCTACCTAGCGCTCTGCGATTAATGCGTTTGGCTATCGAGCGTTATCACCACCAGCAAACCCTACAAGACAGCGAACAGCGCTTTCGCTCACTGTTTACTCAAAATCCAGACGGCGTGTTTTCGCTCGATATCGACGGCCACTTCCTCAGCGTGAACCAATCACTTCTGACGCTGATGGGCATGAGCGAAGCCGATATCATCGGTCAACACCTTGACAGTTTCGTGCCCACCGAGCAGCGCGAATCGATCGACGAAGTCTTTGGCCAGGCGCTCACCGGCGTGGCACAGCGTATAGAAATCGAGCTTCCTAGCCAAACGGGGCAACTGCACTTCGTCGATATCTCGTTTCTACCGACAGTGGTCATGGAAACGGTGGTAGGCGTGTACGGCGTGGTAAAAGAGATGACCGCCCTGCGTTTCAACGAGGCGCAATTGCGTATCTTTCAGCGCAGCCTGGAGGCGAGCAGTAATGGCGTGTTGATTTGTGAGGCTCGCGGCGACGACTTCCCAATCATTTACGTCAACCCCGCCTTCGTTGCGATCACCGGCTATGAACTCGACGATGCCCAGCAACAAAATTATGACTTTTTAAAGGGACCAGATACTGACCCCAAACAGGTACAAGAGATCCAAGACGCGCTCACCCGTCAGCAAGACATCAGCTTGACGATTCGTCACAATCGTAAAGATGGACGCGCATTCTGGAACAACGTGTTCATATCCCCCGTGCGTGCGCAAGATGGCAAAGCGACCCACTTTGTGGGCATTATCAACGATATTTCAGAACGAAAAGATCACGAAAACGAGCTGGCATTTCATGCAACGCACGATGCGCTTACTGGACTTGGCAACCGGGCGCTGTTCGAAGATCGTTTACGCCATGACGTCGACTTAGCCAAGCGACACCATCAGCAGCTCGCCGTGCTGTTCATCGATTTGGACGAATTCAAGCCGATCAATGACACGTTGGGCCATGCCATCGGCGATCAAGTATTGATCCACGTGGCACGTCGTTTGGAGGACGTGATTCGCCCTTCGGATACGCTTTGTCGCTTTGGCGGCGACGAATTCGTGCTTCTGCTGCCTGATTTGGACGCTCCCCATCAAGCACAAGAGGTGGCCGAACGCTTGCTCTTAGAACTCGCCCAGCCCTATCGCATCGACCGGCACGAACTCTATCTCTCGGCGAGTATCGGTATCGCGCTCGGCGATGAGGGCCTCGATAATCCGGCGGCTCTGCTTCAACAGGCAGACATGGCGATGTACAAAGCCAAACAGCAAGGGCGAAATACCCAGCAAATCTTTACACACGATATCAATCAGAAGTTGACACAGCGCGTCACGTTGAGAAACGACCTTCAAGAAGCCATCAGCCAAGAGCAATTCGAACTGCATTATCAACCACTGCTGGGTCGAGAGGGCGATGTACGCGGTTTCGAGGCGCTTCTTCGTTGGAATCATCCTGTCAAAGGCCCCATTTCACCTGCGCTATTCATTCCCATCGCCGAGGAGACGGGACAAATCATCGGCTTGAGTCAGTGGGTCATGGAGCGTGCCGCCCAAGACTTCATGAAACTGCCACCAGATCTACCGAGCGACTGCCGCATGGCGATCAACCTATCTCCCATGCAATTTCATCGCCCTAGCTTTTTGAGCTCGCTACGCAACACCCTCGACGCCGCAGGTCTCCCGCCCACCGCACTGGAGCTGGAACTGACCGAAGGTATTTTAATGAACGACACCGACGCCGCCATCGATACGCTGCACGCGCTACGAAACATGGGGATCAGTATTGCGATCGATGACTTTGGCACGGGGTTTTCGAGTCTTAGCTACCTACGCCACTTACCCATCGATAAAATCAAGATCGATCGCAGCTTCATTATCAATATTGGTGACAACAGCAAAGATGCCGCCGTCGTGCAGGGAATCATTGCACTCGCTCATCATTTAGAGCTCACCGTGGTTGCCGAGGGTGTCGAAACCCACCAACAGGAGCGATATTTACTGTCGCTGGAGTGCGACGTGCTACAGGGGTATTTGTTCGCCAAACCCATGCCATTCAATACCCTCATTGGTTGGCTAGCCAAGCATAGGACTCCCCAAGGGTGA